One segment of Solanum stenotomum isolate F172 chromosome 1, ASM1918654v1, whole genome shotgun sequence DNA contains the following:
- the LOC125841455 gene encoding QWRF motif-containing protein 2: protein MMVAAVSGAVSTGRQNPKTPSQDETSRRPPLLPSEKDNNGVVNPKRPKSRTVQSRYMSPSPSTSSSNSSSVSSTSSSSRRFPSPLISRNSGSTLLSNTPVTAPKRSVSVDRRRTSVSRPLTADLDSKVNNAAEVSAATKLLVTSTRSLSVSFQGETYSLPVSKTKAAPPSPNLSSLRKGTPERRRTTTPLRGKADGADQLDNSKPADQHRWPGRSRQGNLLATSLDCSNGDRHKVIGSGNVIRTLQQSMIDERRASFDGRLSFDLGNAEPLKAVEQAQDVNSANNDSTLPSDLTASDTDSVSSGSTGVQECGGSSRIRGVPRGIVVSARFWQETNSRLRRLQDPGSPLSTSPGSKLVAPPKLRKYHSDFPVSSPRAMSSPIRGGIRSASPSKLIGSSPSRGMPSPSRVRNVVSTINSNFIETPSVLSFAVDVRRGKVGENRIVDAHLLRLLYNRYLQWRFVNATNEATLLVQKHSAEKTLWNAWITISDLRDTVTKKRHRLQLLRQKLKLASILKGQMMSLEVWASFDKEHSISLLGAIEALKASTLRLPVVGGANINIQNLKDAISSAHGVMQAMATSVGCILGKVEELNSLVSELAKVTAKEQASLEQCKDFLTLIATMQVKDCSLRTHVIQHNRRSTT from the exons atgaTGGTTGCTGCTGTTTCTGGAGCAGTTTCAACTGGCCGACAAAACCCCAAAACCCCATCACAAGATGAGACTTCAAGAAGACCCCCATTACTGCCCTCTGAGAAAGACAACAATGGAGTTGTTAACCCAAAAAGACCCAAATCAAGAACTGTTCAATCTCGGTATATGtctccttctccttcaacttcttcttcaaattcttcTTCAGTatcttcaacttcttcttctagtAGAAGATTTCCGTCTCCTTTGATTTCAAGAAACTCGGGCTCTACCCTTTTGTCAAATACTCCGGTTACAGCTCCCAAAAGATCTGTTTCAGTGGACAGGAGACGGACCTCAGTTTCCAGGCCACTTACAGCTGATCTTGATTCAAAAGTAAACAATGCAGCTGAAGTTTCTGCAGCAACAAAGCTGCTGGTGACATCTACTAGGAGTTTATCTGTATCTTTTCAAGGGGAAACCTATTCACTTCCAGTAAGTAAGACAAAAGCGGCCCCACCTTCTCCAAATTTGAGTAGTTTAAGGAAGGGTACCCCTGAGAGGAGGAGGACTACTACTCCCCTTAGAGGGAAAGCTGATGGGGCGGATCAGTTGGATAATTCTAAGCCTGCTGATCAGCACCGTTGGCCGGGGAGGTCTAGGCAGGGGAATCTGCTGGCGACGAGCTTAGATTGTAGTAATGGGGACAGACACAAGGTTATTGGATCTGGGAATGTAATTAGGACACTTCAGCAATCTATGATTGATGAAAGGAGGGCTTCATTTGATGGCAGGTTGAGTTTTGATTTAGGAAATGCAGAGCCTTTAAAGGCTGTTGAACAAGCACAGGATGTAAATTCAGCCAATAATGATTCTACTCTGCCATCTGATCTTACTGCATCTGACACGGATAGTGTTTCTTCTGGTAGTACAGGAGTGCAGGAGTGTGGTGGGAGTTCTCGTATACGCGGTGTGCCTCGTGGGATTGTAGTTTCTGCTAGGTTTTGGCAAGAAACAAACAGTAGGTTGAGGAGATTGCAGGATCCAGGTTCACCTCTATCGACAAGTCCAGGGTCCAAACTGGTTGCGCCACCAAAGTTGAGAAAGTACCATAGTGATTTCCCAGTATCGTCCCCTCGAGCAATGTCATCGCCTATTCGTGGTGGCATTCGCTCTGCATCTCCTAGTAAGCTTATAGGATCATCTCCTTCCAGAGGAATGCCTAGTCCATCTCGTGTCAGAAATGTGGTGAGCACCATCAATAGTAACTTCATTGAGACCCCATCAGTTCTTAGTTTTGCTGTTGATGTTCGGAGGGGGAAGGTAGGGGAAAACCGAATTGTTGATGCACACTTGCTGCGGCTTCTTTACAATCGATACTTACAGTGGCGCTTTGTAAATGCTACGAATGAAGCAACTTTGCTGGTGCAGAAACACAGTGCAGAG AAAACTCTGTGGAATGCATGGATAACAATCTCAGACCTACGTGATACAGTCACTAAGAAGAGACACAGGCTACAGTTGCTGAGGCAAAAACTGAAGCTAGCTTCCATTTTAAAGGGACAG atgatgtcctTAGAAGTTTGGGCTTCATTTGATAAAGAACACTCTATCTCACTTCTTGGAGCAATTGAAGCCCTGAAAGCTAGCACTCTCCGTCTGCCGGTTGTTGGAGGAGCTAAT ATTAACATACAAAACCTGAAGGATGCTATTAGTTCAGCACATGGTGTGATGCAGGCAATGGCAACCTCAGTTGGTTGCATTTTGGGCAAG